The sequence below is a genomic window from Mycobacteroides abscessus ATCC 19977.
GCCCAGCTTGCCCGAGGCCAAGGTGCTGCGCAGGCATGCGCGTAGCCCATCGTGGTTTCGTTGGGCGGATGTTCGTGTGTCTCGCTCGGCGGCCGCCGAGTCGGGTTCACCTTCGGTCATGGGGGATTCATCGCGAGGATCACACATGCCTGGCGCCGCGAGCTTGCTCAGCACCGCGTCAAAGTAGGCCCGGGTCTCTGGATCCAGCAGGCCGCTGAGGGCGCTCATCCCGTCGGCTCCCTGGCGTCCGATCGATATGCCCCGCCTGCGGGCGCGGTCGATGTCAGAGAACCGCCCATCGGGATTGACCAGAGCCGCGATCCGATCGGCGCCTGCGCGGAGTTGTTCCGGGCCGAATTCGGTTCCCATGGATGCCAGCTGCTTCTCGGCGGCCTCGCGGGTGTCGGCGTCGACCGCGTCGGGCAATACATCGAAGAACCTGCGGATGATCCGCACGTGCTCATCACCGAGGCGGCCCTCTCGCAATGCGTGGGCCACATACGGAAGTGCGGGTCGCAGGGGCTCGCCGGTCAATGCACGCCGTGGGCCGAGATGTGCGGCGTCGGCGAGGCGGCGCCGGGCGGTCGCGGTAGTTATCGAGAGGTACCGTGCCAGCACTTCCGCGAATGACGTACCGCCCAACGCGACCGGTGAACCGCGTTGCACCAGCCTGGCGGTGAGTGTGTGTGAGGCCGCAGTGATCTTGCGCTGTGCGATCTCCAGTTGCCTTAGTGCCGAAAGCAACTCGGGATTGTTGAGCTCATCGAACGACGACTCGACGACAGCCGTTGCCGTCGTCAGTAGATCGTCGATTGGACTCACGCCTGAAGGCTATGCACGACGACCGACAGCTGGCCGGGGTTATCCACAACCACGATGGCTATCCACAAATTGACCGGACAGCTTGTCGGATCTTAGAAGTTGCGGTAGTCGCGCACGGGCATCCGTGATCCACGCCGGGCGGGCTTCGGGGCGACCAGTTCGATGAGCCGAATGATGCGATAGCGTTGCCCGGCATAGGGTTCCAAGAGTTCGAGCATGCCGGCGTCATCGGTTTTCTGGCCGGTGAGGGCGAAGCCCACCTGTGCGGGGATGTGATAGTCGCCGACGGGCACGGCATCGGGGTCGCCCAGCGCGCGGATCCGTATCTCGGCCTCGGTCCATGGTCCGATGCCGTGGACGGCGGTCAGGTGCTCGGGTTTGGTTTCCACGTCAATGGTCGCGGCGGCGCGAATGGTGCGCATGCGCACGGGTTCGGCTCCGGACTTGTGCCACTCCCAGGACGGAATGTCGAGCCATTGCCGTTGCGGTGGCGGCGTCTTGGCGCCACCCAGGTCGATGCCGACGTTGTTGATCAGATACCGCCAGGCGCGCCACGCCTCCGCACCGGGCACCTTCTGTTCCAGGACAGCGGGCACAAGGGCTTCCCACACACGATCGGTGGCGCCGAGGCGCACACCCGTGCCGCCGTGGACCAGCCGGGCGACGGTGTCGTGTTTGGGGGTGAGTGCTTCCGGCTCGTCGTCGGCGCCGAGGAGACGGGGCAGACGGTCGAGCAGCCATTCGGCACCGTCGCCGTACGCGCGGCCGACCACGGTTTTGTCCGCACGCGAGATCGCCAGCACCCCGGGGCCATCGGGGGTGTACGAGCCCCGGATGATGGACCCGCCCGGGGAAACACGATAGGCCGGGTCGCCCGAGCCGCGGCGGTGGATGCCGAGCGTTCGGCGAATATCCAACGGCCACGGTGGAATCCACTCACGGACGAGTGGAGCTGCTAGGCCCTGGGGCAGAACTTCCAGCCGCCGGTCTCCTTCTTGAACTCGATATCGTGCTTGCCTTTGGCGTCGGTGATGTGAATGACCGCCGTGTCGCCGTTGATGTCCAGGCCGGTAATTTTCGACGGGCCGTTGTCGGACTTGGTCAGGGCGTTGAGATCGGGTGCCTGACCGCTGCCGGCGATGTCCTTGAACGCCTCGCGATACTTGGCGCAAAAGAAGGTGAGCATCTTCTTGAAGTCGTTCGCCTTGGCGGCCTCGGCCATCCCGGAGATGGTCTGCTTGATCGCCTTGATGTCCTGCTCGTCGTTGGAGCCGGAGGAGCGGGGCGAATCGATGATCTGGTCGCTGGCATGCGTCCGGACACTCTCGGTGCTGGAATTGTTGGTGGTGAGGCCCAGGACGAGCAGGGCGATCAGGAAGACGCCGAGCGAGCCGCCGACGATGGCCAGCGCCTTCTGCTGCGGGGTCAGCGGCGGCCGGGGCGGCTTGGGGGCAGGCGCGTAGCCGCCCGGAGGCATCCCGTACGGGCTGGGCTGCTGATATGTGGGGAACTGCTGGGGCTGAGTCTGCTGGAACTGGCCTTGTGGGTACTGCGGTTGCGTCATCTGTGTATCTGTCCTAGCACGGCTGCGGTCATGGCGTTCCCTGCCAGTGTGCCGGATGGGGGCGGTGCAGGGGGTCTGATGGTCAGCTGGCTGCACAGAATTCGTCGAAACGCTCTGCTAGACGATCTTTAGACGGACGGTCGGTCACGCGTTTAGGGAGAGCTAATGTCCTCCCGTCCATCTCTTGAAGACCGTGCCGCAGCATGGGGCCATCAACCTCGTCCATCAGCTCGCGGTTGATATGCACTGCATAGTCGGGCGATATGCCTAAGAGGTTCGTGTCGTATGCGGCATGGTGGAGCTTGCAGAGACTAAGTCCATTCTGGACGAGTGGCAATCCGTTGGGCTTGTGATCTCCGATGATGTGCGCGGCGTCCAGAAGCTTGCCGTGCCTCAACGTGCAAACGGTGCATTGTTGTTGATAGGCCAACAGGATTCTTCCGCGAAACTCGGGCTGGTGAAGACGGAGTTTGGTTGTTCTTTCGGCGTAGGCGCGTTCGACAGGGCTCAGATGTAAGGGGTCGGAGACGGACCTCAGGCTCTCGTCCAGCGCGAGGATAAACCTCCGGTTGGCCATATCGTCGGCTACAACGTATACGGGAAAAACAGGTACGAACACGCCGGCCCGGATGGTTCGCAACAAAATGATAGGCAATTCGAGTTCGTAGGCTCGCCGCAACTTGCGATTGGCGCCATCTGTACTCCTTGCCTCGTAGTCGTACGAAAAAAGAGAGTCACCAACGTGTGTATCTGTATATGGCCCTTTTGGATTGGAAACCACGGAAAGTGTTGCATTGAGGTCGCTCGGGTTCCATATCCCGCGGTTCCGACCGATGACCCGCCGCACCTGGTTGTCAACCTCAAGGGATTCCAACTCTTCGCGGGTAATTGCCCCGCGGTCGGCAACGATCTCAGTAAGTCGATCGAAGACCATCTGGCGGAGACGTCGCTCCACCTCGCTGTCCATGATGAGAGTCTGCCATGGGCGAGATCGTATGTGTGTTGGGATGGACTACTAACGCGCGCCTCGATGAGTGATTGTTCTATTCGCAAATGCATCGATTGGTCGACATCAGTTCGGGCTGTGGCGCAGTCGCCGCCCCAACCCCGACGCCCGCACCGCCTGCCGCTGGATCGCGGCCCGCACCTCGGCCTCCGAGCCCACCACCCGCACGCGCTGCTTGGCGCGCGTGACCGCCGTGTAGAACAGCTCGCGTGTCAGCAGCCGGGAATCTTCAGACGGCAGCAGCACCGTCACTTCATTCGCCTGGCTGCCCTGGGACTTGTGAATGGTCATGGCGTGCATGGTCTCCACCTCAACCAGACGGCTGGTCGCAAACGATGCTGCGCCGATCACCGCGCGCAGCCCGTCAGGTCCGGCCACCGTCACGCCGGTGTCACCGTTGTACAGACGCAAGCCATAGTCATTGGCGGTGACCAGGATCGGTCTTCCCGCATACCAGGGTGCCCAGTGCGGCTCGCCCGTCTCCTCGGTGATCCACCGCTCCACCTGGCGGTTCCAGTGCGTCACCCCGAACGGCCCGTGGCGATGCGCGCATAGCATCCGGTGCTCGTCGAGCACGGCCAGCGCCGCTGTGGCATCACCGGACAGGCTTGCCGCACGCAATGCAAGTGCCTGGGGGACAAGCACATCGCGTAACCCCTCTGAATCCGTCGACCACTCCACATGCGGATCGCCAGATGCCAGCACCTCTAGCGCGCGATCCGCGTCTCCGTCACGCACCGCCGCCGCCAACGCGCCAATCGCCGCACCGAAACGGTGCGACGTGCGCAGTGCCGCCACCCGTTCGGACTCCAGGCCCTCGACCAGATCGGCCAGCACCGCGCCCGCCTCCACCGAGGCCAGCTGATCAGGATCACCCACCAGCAGCAGTCGGGCCTGCGGGCGCACCGCCTCCAACAGTCGCGCCATCATGGTCAGCGACACCATCGACGTCTCGTCCACCACAATCACATCGTGCGGCAACCGGTTTCCGCGATCATGTTTGAACCGGGACGACGTGTCGGGGCGCGATCCCAACAGACGATGCAGCGTGGTCGCCTGCAACCCGGCCAACCGCGACCGGTCGACGGCATCCAGCTGGTTGACCTCCAGCTGCACCGCTTCCTGCAGCCGGGCCGCGGCCTTGCCTGTCGGTGCTGCCAGCGCGATACGCAACGGCGCGGCGCTCGCCGATGATGCCTGGTCGGCCAGCAGCGCCAACAGCCGTGCCACCGTGGTGGTCTTGCCCGTGCCCGGCCCGCCCGTCAGCACGGTCAGGCCCTGTGACAGCGCAATATCGGCAGCGGCGCGCTGCTCTTCGAATCCCTGCGGGAAAAGTCGCTCATAGGTGGGCACTTCGGTGCGTGGTTGGGCGGCGGCCATCAACGCTTGCACATCTGTGCACACCTGTTGTTCCTCGCGCCAGTACCGATCGAGGTACAGCAGGTCGCCGAAAAGCCGCAGCACGGGCGGCTCACCCGCCAAGGGGCTGGCCCGCACCGCCGCCAGCCAGTCATCGGCAGCGGGCCACGGCAGCGAGGGCATATCCACCTGCGCCGCCACCGCGCGCAAATCCACACACACCGACCCGCCGCGCAGTGCCCGCACCGCCAGCGCGATTGCCAGCTCCACCGACTCATCGGTCTCGGATGCCAACGCCGTCAGCCGCTGCGCCACATGCACATCCGCGGGTTCGAGGATCTCGCCGAACGCCTCCACCAAGCTCATGACAGCAGCTCCGACAGCGCGACCACCAGCGCCGAGGGCGGCTGCCAGCTGAACACCCCGGCCGGATGCCCCTCTACCACCGGGGTAGTCGCGCCACACATTCCGCGCACAAACAGATACACGGCGCCGCCCAGGTGTTCTTCTGGCCGGTATCCCGGCAGCCGCCAGGACAGGAACCGATGCAGTACAACGCTGTACAGCAGCGCCTGCAGCGGATAGTCCGAATGCAGCATGGCCTCGACCATCCGTGGCCGCGAATAATCAGCGGCCGTCAGCGGAGCGTCGCCGGTCCCCAGCCAGTTGGTCTTGTAGTCGACCACCACGTACCGAGAGCCAACCCGCAGCACCGCATCTACGGAACCGGACAGATATCCGCGCAGGCTCTGCCCACCCAGCCCGGGACCGGTGAGACGTGACGCGTACACCCCCAGCGGATCATCGGCCGCGAGATGCTCTCTCAGCAGCATGCCCACATCCGCCAGCCGCGCGAACGAGTCCGCGGCCGCATCTCCGCCGGCCAACGGGAACTCGAAATCTAGCTCGCACAACCGATCCCGCAGTCCTATCTGACGCAGCGTCACACCCGGCAGCAGCGGGCCCAGCGGAGTGTCGTGCATCGGCTCCAGTGCGGCGGCCAACTCTGCCGCCGGAATTTCGACCGGCCAACGCTCCCGGTGCCGGATGATCTGTGTCTGTAGTTCCGCCACCAGGTCCGGCGCCAACGGATCCGTGGTCTCCAGCACTGCGTGCACCAACGAACCAAAGGCCGCGCCGGCGGGCAGCTGCGCCATCGGCGAGGGCACATCGGCACCGGCCGGCATTGACCGCAAGGGAATCTCATCCACCTCGTCGTCCAGCTCGGCGATCTCCGGTTCGCTCGATACGCCCGATTCTTCGGCGGCCCGCAGCAGCCCCGAATACGACGTGCGCCGCCAGGCGGTATCGATCGGCCGATCGAACACCCGGACCGCGAGATTGTCGGAAGGTGACGATGTGGCAGCAGGAACGAATCCGGTCACCAGCGCATCCTCGACCACCGGGCCGCCCTGGGCTTCCCAGGCCCGCAGCCGCTTGAGCACGTCCGCGTCGGAAATCTTGGCCGGAGAACACTTGTCGGGCACCGACGGATTCCCGGGTGCACGTCCTCGCAACAGCCGGGACAGCCCGCCGTTGGGTTCATCGAAGGACGGTGCCCACCACGCGACCACCTGGGACTGTGCCCGTGTCAGCGCCACATAGGCGAGCCGGCTGGCATCACGGGCCGCCTCG
It includes:
- a CDS encoding HNH endonuclease signature motif containing protein, with protein sequence MSPIDDLLTTATAVVESSFDELNNPELLSALRQLEIAQRKITAASHTLTARLVQRGSPVALGGTSFAEVLARYLSITTATARRRLADAAHLGPRRALTGEPLRPALPYVAHALREGRLGDEHVRIIRRFFDVLPDAVDADTREAAEKQLASMGTEFGPEQLRAGADRIAALVNPDGRFSDIDRARRRGISIGRQGADGMSALSGLLDPETRAYFDAVLSKLAAPGMCDPRDESPMTEGEPDSAAAERDTRTSAQRNHDGLRACLRSTLASGKLGAHRGLPVTVVVSTTLRELQSAAGRAISGSGNLVPIPDLIRMATHAFHYLTIFGDDGRPLHLGRSKRIATPDQRIVLHAKDRGCSAPGCTVPGYLCQVHHVDDWRDDGPTDIDNLTFACGPHHRLLQQGWTTRKRRSDGITEWIPPPHLDTGQSRTNDHHHPERFIRRF
- a CDS encoding DNA-3-methyladenine glycosylase family protein, which gives rise to MDIRRTLGIHRRGSGDPAYRVSPGGSIIRGSYTPDGPGVLAISRADKTVVGRAYGDGAEWLLDRLPRLLGADDEPEALTPKHDTVARLVHGGTGVRLGATDRVWEALVPAVLEQKVPGAEAWRAWRYLINNVGIDLGGAKTPPPQRQWLDIPSWEWHKSGAEPVRMRTIRAAATIDVETKPEHLTAVHGIGPWTEAEIRIRALGDPDAVPVGDYHIPAQVGFALTGQKTDDAGMLELLEPYAGQRYRIIRLIELVAPKPARRGSRMPVRDYRNF
- a CDS encoding HNH endonuclease, with protein sequence MDSEVERRLRQMVFDRLTEIVADRGAITREELESLEVDNQVRRVIGRNRGIWNPSDLNATLSVVSNPKGPYTDTHVGDSLFSYDYEARSTDGANRKLRRAYELELPIILLRTIRAGVFVPVFPVYVVADDMANRRFILALDESLRSVSDPLHLSPVERAYAERTTKLRLHQPEFRGRILLAYQQQCTVCTLRHGKLLDAAHIIGDHKPNGLPLVQNGLSLCKLHHAAYDTNLLGISPDYAVHINRELMDEVDGPMLRHGLQEMDGRTLALPKRVTDRPSKDRLAERFDEFCAAS
- the recD gene encoding exodeoxyribonuclease V subunit alpha, whose protein sequence is MSLVEAFGEILEPADVHVAQRLTALASETDESVELAIALAVRALRGGSVCVDLRAVAAQVDMPSLPWPAADDWLAAVRASPLAGEPPVLRLFGDLLYLDRYWREEQQVCTDVQALMAAAQPRTEVPTYERLFPQGFEEQRAAADIALSQGLTVLTGGPGTGKTTTVARLLALLADQASSASAAPLRIALAAPTGKAAARLQEAVQLEVNQLDAVDRSRLAGLQATTLHRLLGSRPDTSSRFKHDRGNRLPHDVIVVDETSMVSLTMMARLLEAVRPQARLLLVGDPDQLASVEAGAVLADLVEGLESERVAALRTSHRFGAAIGALAAAVRDGDADRALEVLASGDPHVEWSTDSEGLRDVLVPQALALRAASLSGDATAALAVLDEHRMLCAHRHGPFGVTHWNRQVERWITEETGEPHWAPWYAGRPILVTANDYGLRLYNGDTGVTVAGPDGLRAVIGAASFATSRLVEVETMHAMTIHKSQGSQANEVTVLLPSEDSRLLTRELFYTAVTRAKQRVRVVGSEAEVRAAIQRQAVRASGLGRRLRHSPN